One window of the Candidatus Microbacterium colombiense genome contains the following:
- a CDS encoding dihydroxyacetone kinase family protein — translation MTRILSDPDTFVAEALDGLVLAHADVLRRVEGGIARRSALEPGKVAVIVGGGSGHYPAFAGIVGVGMPAAAVCGNIFSSPSAGQAVQVARAVEVGGGVLFSYGNYAGDVIHFGEAERRLRDEGLDVRTVLVTDDIASAPVDEAEKRRGIAGDLCVFRIAGAAAERGDSFDEVERLARHANDRTRTIGVAFSGCTVPGTIEPLFEVPEGMMSIGLGIHGEPGIRDVPVQGAEELARTLLEPLLEERPTGAGSRVSLIVNGLGTVKYEELFVLFGYLHRALESAGITVASPLCGELVTSLDMGGVSVTLLWLDEELETLWDAPAASPAFRRGAVASSATAEAKALNRERSVEADVVDRQPASAASQRAAALARELLSAARDAVIAESENLGALDAIAGDGDHGIGMSRGLEAAVAAASAASAEHGLAALMAAAGESWSEVAGGTSGALWGAALSTFGRIAEAAGAESAPALADAVTAARERIVALGGAEAGDKTMLDALLPYEAELRRSIAEGSSVEEALRAAGTAATVAAEATAALRPRKGRARPLAERSIGHPDPGAVSFALVVEVVASRVDTGTEEREGERS, via the coding sequence ATGACCCGCATCCTCTCCGATCCTGACACCTTCGTCGCTGAGGCGCTGGACGGTCTGGTGCTCGCGCATGCGGACGTACTGCGCCGGGTCGAGGGCGGCATCGCCCGACGCTCTGCGCTCGAACCCGGCAAGGTCGCGGTCATCGTCGGCGGCGGGTCCGGCCACTACCCCGCTTTCGCGGGGATCGTGGGAGTCGGGATGCCCGCGGCTGCGGTGTGCGGCAACATCTTCTCCTCACCGTCGGCGGGCCAGGCCGTGCAGGTCGCCCGCGCGGTGGAGGTGGGCGGTGGTGTGCTCTTCAGCTACGGCAACTACGCCGGAGATGTGATCCACTTCGGGGAGGCCGAGCGCCGGCTCCGTGACGAAGGCCTCGACGTACGCACGGTGCTGGTGACCGACGACATCGCCAGCGCGCCGGTGGACGAGGCCGAGAAGCGCCGCGGTATCGCCGGAGACCTCTGCGTCTTCCGCATCGCCGGTGCCGCCGCAGAGCGGGGCGACTCCTTCGACGAGGTGGAGCGGCTCGCGCGCCATGCGAACGACCGCACCCGCACGATCGGTGTGGCGTTCTCGGGCTGCACGGTCCCCGGGACGATCGAGCCCCTGTTCGAAGTTCCCGAGGGGATGATGTCGATCGGGCTCGGCATCCACGGCGAACCCGGCATCCGCGATGTGCCGGTGCAGGGAGCGGAGGAACTCGCGCGCACCCTGCTCGAGCCGCTGCTGGAGGAGCGACCGACCGGTGCGGGCTCCCGCGTCTCGCTCATCGTGAACGGTCTCGGGACGGTGAAGTACGAAGAGCTCTTCGTCCTGTTCGGATACCTGCATCGCGCGCTCGAGAGCGCGGGGATCACGGTCGCCAGCCCACTGTGCGGCGAGCTTGTGACCAGCCTCGACATGGGGGGCGTCTCGGTCACCCTGCTCTGGTTGGACGAGGAGTTGGAGACGCTGTGGGATGCCCCCGCCGCGTCACCGGCGTTCCGTCGCGGCGCGGTCGCGTCATCTGCGACCGCAGAAGCGAAGGCGTTGAATCGCGAGCGATCCGTCGAGGCGGACGTGGTGGATCGGCAGCCGGCATCCGCGGCGTCTCAGCGGGCCGCCGCCCTGGCGCGTGAGCTGCTGTCGGCCGCGCGCGACGCCGTGATCGCGGAGTCCGAGAACCTGGGGGCGCTCGATGCCATCGCCGGCGACGGTGACCACGGCATCGGTATGAGCCGGGGGCTCGAGGCGGCGGTGGCCGCGGCATCCGCTGCGTCTGCGGAGCACGGGCTCGCCGCCCTGATGGCGGCGGCGGGCGAGTCGTGGTCGGAGGTCGCCGGGGGCACGTCGGGGGCGCTGTGGGGAGCAGCGCTGTCCACGTTCGGTCGCATCGCCGAGGCCGCGGGTGCGGAGAGTGCGCCCGCACTGGCGGATGCGGTGACCGCGGCGCGGGAGCGGATCGTCGCGCTCGGGGGCGCAGAGGCCGGAGACAAGACCATGCTCGATGCGCTCCTGCCCTATGAAGCAGAGCTGCGGCGATCCATCGCGGAGGGGTCCTCGGTGGAGGAAGCACTCCGTGCCGCTGGCACCGCGGCGACTGTGGCAGCGGAGGCGACCGCGGCACTGCGTCCCCGCAAGGGGCGCGCGCGTCCCCTGGCGGAGCGCAGCATCGGGCATCCTGATCCGGGGGCGGTGTCCTTCGCGTTGGTCGTCGAGGTCGTCGCGTCCCGCGTCGATACAGGAACGGAAGAGCGAGAAGGAGAGCGATCGTGA
- a CDS encoding sugar phosphate isomerase/epimerase yields the protein MALTADDWPIAAAMLPFTAQLPLSADDDALRQEWSATLQEVADAEFTHVDLTDSWLRYGDLDAHGREAFRAALDATGLRAASVSAIRRSVIDRESGEENLAYSHRTLDFAAELGIGIVSVGLHQALTSRQREQLWFWTVEGHRDLPDDAEAWNLAVRRFRELGAHAADLGILLSLEMYEHTYLGTADSAVRLVEDIGMAEVGLNPDVGNLIRLHEPIEDWREVLAKTLPFTNFWHVKNYTRDEHPASGAVTTMPAYLESGLIDYRSAFRLAIENGFQGVICTEHYGGDGLSMSAANRDYLRGRILPRRDYAPGTSRVAQQLPEFAS from the coding sequence ATGGCGCTCACCGCCGACGATTGGCCGATCGCGGCCGCCATGCTGCCGTTCACGGCCCAGCTGCCGCTGAGTGCGGACGACGACGCACTCCGGCAGGAGTGGAGCGCCACCCTGCAGGAGGTGGCGGACGCCGAGTTCACCCATGTCGACCTGACCGACTCCTGGCTTCGATACGGCGATCTCGACGCGCACGGTCGCGAGGCGTTCCGGGCCGCGCTCGATGCGACCGGCCTGCGGGCGGCCTCCGTCTCGGCCATCCGGCGGAGTGTCATCGATCGTGAGTCCGGCGAGGAGAACCTCGCTTACAGCCACCGCACGCTCGACTTCGCCGCGGAACTCGGGATCGGGATCGTATCGGTCGGGCTTCACCAGGCGCTGACGAGTCGCCAGCGGGAGCAGCTGTGGTTCTGGACGGTCGAGGGGCACCGCGACCTCCCTGATGACGCCGAGGCCTGGAACCTGGCGGTGCGGCGGTTCCGTGAACTCGGTGCGCACGCGGCCGACCTCGGCATCCTCCTCTCGCTCGAGATGTACGAGCACACCTATCTGGGGACTGCGGACTCGGCGGTGCGCCTGGTCGAGGACATCGGGATGGCGGAGGTCGGGCTCAACCCCGATGTCGGGAACCTGATCCGGCTGCATGAGCCGATCGAGGACTGGCGCGAGGTCCTGGCGAAGACGTTGCCGTTCACCAATTTCTGGCACGTCAAGAACTACACGCGCGATGAGCATCCGGCCTCGGGCGCGGTCACCACGATGCCGGCCTACCTCGAGAGCGGCCTCATCGACTACCGCTCCGCGTTCCGGCTGGCGATCGAGAACGGGTTCCAGGGAGTCATCTGCACCGAGCACTACGGTGGCGACGGACTGAGCATGAGCGCCGCCAACCGCGACTATCTGCGAGGACGCATCCTCCCTCGCCGTGACTACGCGCCCGGCACCAGCCGTGTCGCCCAGCAGCTGCCGGAGTTCGCGTCATGA
- a CDS encoding GntR family transcriptional regulator: protein MPTESRRPARPERISPRLVVDDVHDQLLRLIIDGHLPADSPLSIDALAREFGVSSSPVREALTRLEGTGLVQRLALRGYRVAPALTAAELADLIDARLLLEPAVAATAARRAARDELIDELDASVIALETAPLGEEFDSFRAYYEADREFHRAIVAGTQNRFLLHAYDALGSHVQRFRLFSGRGVTDAADTVAEHRAIALAIASGDADAAEDAMHAHLSGVRERALAELDI, encoded by the coding sequence ATGCCGACCGAGTCACGCCGACCTGCCCGCCCTGAGCGGATCAGTCCACGCCTGGTGGTCGACGATGTCCACGACCAGCTGCTCCGCCTGATCATCGATGGTCACCTGCCGGCGGATTCCCCTCTGAGCATCGATGCGCTCGCGCGGGAGTTCGGCGTATCGAGCAGCCCGGTCCGCGAGGCGCTCACACGTCTGGAGGGCACGGGATTGGTGCAGCGGCTGGCGCTGAGGGGCTACCGGGTGGCGCCGGCGCTCACCGCCGCGGAGCTCGCGGATCTGATCGACGCGCGGTTGCTGCTCGAGCCGGCTGTGGCGGCCACCGCCGCGCGGCGGGCGGCGCGGGACGAGCTCATCGATGAGCTCGACGCGAGCGTCATCGCATTGGAGACGGCACCGCTCGGCGAGGAGTTCGACTCATTCCGCGCGTACTACGAGGCGGATCGTGAGTTCCATCGCGCGATCGTCGCCGGCACCCAGAACCGTTTCCTGCTGCACGCCTATGATGCGCTGGGCAGTCATGTGCAGAGGTTCCGTCTGTTCTCCGGTCGTGGGGTCACGGATGCCGCCGACACGGTCGCCGAGCACCGCGCGATCGCCCTCGCCATCGCGTCGGGCGATGCGGATGCGGCAGAAGACGCGATGCACGCTCACCTTTCCGGAGTGCGGGAGCGCGCGCTCGCGGAGCTCGACATCTGA
- a CDS encoding LacI family DNA-binding transcriptional regulator, giving the protein MCRSGGTVRDGWVMGSTMHDVARLAGVSIKTVSNVINDFPHVRPDTRDRVQAAIDELDYRPNLSARGLRSGKTGVIGLAVPALRENYFAELADAVIRAADVRGLGVVVEQTSGERSRELQAVSGGRLRLTDGLVFSPSALGQSDASALDTDFPLVLLGERIFNGPTDHVAMHNTTSARAAVEHLIDTGRRRIAIIGAEEQRGIEVSSASLRLDGYLEALDQAGIPVDQRLIRPSIHWNHAAGAETTRQLIDEGIAFDAVFALNDSMGLGALRALGESGMRVPEDVAVIGFDNTDEAHFSVPSLTSVDVGREQIAASAVDLLIERIEEKGDRRPPRTVTPDFRIVRRESTGFPGTRH; this is encoded by the coding sequence ATGTGCCGCAGCGGCGGCACGGTGCGCGATGGGTGGGTCATGGGTTCGACGATGCACGACGTCGCGCGCCTCGCCGGCGTGTCGATCAAGACCGTCTCGAACGTCATCAACGACTTCCCGCACGTGCGACCTGACACACGCGACCGCGTGCAGGCCGCGATCGACGAGCTCGACTACCGCCCCAATTTGTCCGCCCGCGGCCTCCGGTCAGGCAAGACCGGCGTCATCGGTCTGGCGGTGCCTGCGCTTCGGGAGAACTACTTCGCCGAGCTCGCCGATGCGGTCATCCGCGCCGCGGATGTGCGCGGTCTCGGAGTCGTCGTGGAACAGACGAGCGGCGAGCGCTCTCGTGAACTCCAGGCTGTGAGCGGCGGACGGCTGCGACTGACAGATGGCCTCGTGTTCAGCCCTTCCGCCCTCGGGCAGAGCGATGCGAGCGCGCTCGACACCGATTTCCCCCTGGTGCTGCTCGGCGAACGCATCTTCAACGGGCCCACCGATCACGTGGCGATGCACAACACCACGTCTGCGCGAGCCGCCGTCGAGCACCTCATCGACACGGGCCGCCGACGCATCGCCATCATCGGCGCCGAAGAGCAGCGCGGCATCGAAGTGAGCTCGGCGAGTCTGCGTCTGGACGGCTACCTCGAAGCACTCGATCAGGCGGGTATCCCCGTCGATCAGCGTCTGATCCGTCCCAGCATCCATTGGAACCATGCCGCCGGAGCCGAGACGACCCGACAGCTCATCGACGAGGGCATCGCCTTCGATGCGGTCTTCGCGCTCAACGACTCCATGGGGCTCGGCGCCCTGCGCGCGCTGGGTGAGAGCGGGATGCGGGTTCCGGAGGATGTGGCCGTGATCGGCTTCGACAACACCGACGAGGCGCACTTCTCGGTGCCGTCACTGACGAGCGTCGATGTCGGCCGCGAGCAGATCGCCGCGTCTGCCGTCGACCTGCTGATCGAGCGCATCGAGGAGAAGGGCGACCGGCGCCCACCGCGCACCGTCACTCCCGACTTCCGGATCGTACGGCGCGAGTCGACGGGCTTCCCCGGCACACGCCACTGA
- a CDS encoding alpha/beta hydrolase-fold protein yields MRTRTSASSRGSRSRWVALLAATAVGAGSLLAVAPAAAAEATPADPWISQPADGLYRFTVPDSVVRSQVGSAPASLAVEGNFGPGNSWSQLNLGLSGGSWTATIGPLEPGQYYFQYKATVAGTEKLITFRNPAAEQAVTAKPSYSTFFIGGASAAWQADVPAGGELHTLSYDSATAGEERSAQVWTPPSYDANRAEEYPVLYLLQDAGQAHSEWTELGRAAQILDNLAVEGKIEPMVVVMGDGNSTDVRSEVLDNLLPAARGEFHISDDAADQAIAGIGRGASQALNLMVTDPGEFSKVGSFSGSLVSSINAAKATQINDGTDLIRLYVGNTTDRSYNQNVALTAKLDAAGVEYEFDGVNPSYGGIWETWQDSLHDFASRLFQDVDDHGMSAGHRALNGAHSVPATGTTPTPWVDEHGVVTFETGTEFSSAKNVTIWANWAPAGSWLRIPMEKVGDRWRLTLGPLEGGSYYYKFVVDRVDHKDAGNPTTVTSEANWSTFFVAGDGIRGAFTADVAPEQRGAVETMNYPTLAGAQDRSAYVWTPPGYDSDREEPYPVFFLQHGGGQTWSDWIQVGRAAQILDNHYANGTIRPMVVVMANGNGVDYPKEIMQKLIPTTEAAYNVSSDPSQRALAGLSMGSGHALSTLYANPGEFAYIGAFSAFTAPPANANVEAINAGTKLLAVYTGDIQDFTYQNTMSLITALESRGIAHEFHPPIPGPHSWDVWQKALIDFAPKLFAAETASGIPVTAAIAEGENGVLAMTVADFGAGIALSAPQNVGDRLRFTGELPEVAVTDSRTAQQAGLGGWTVAAQAQPFTSLGQTIQADHLGWAPKVLTPRAGLSAGESLTTALDGGLGLSASGELASASSDGRFGSAKLGAGLQLEVPVDTQPGSYSSILSISLFPVD; encoded by the coding sequence ATGAGAACTCGAACAAGTGCTTCTTCCCGCGGCAGTCGCAGCCGCTGGGTCGCACTACTGGCGGCGACCGCTGTGGGGGCCGGCTCGCTGCTGGCCGTCGCACCCGCGGCAGCAGCCGAGGCCACCCCCGCGGACCCCTGGATATCCCAGCCCGCAGACGGGCTCTACCGGTTCACGGTGCCGGACTCGGTCGTGCGCAGCCAGGTCGGTAGCGCACCGGCCTCGCTCGCGGTCGAGGGCAACTTCGGTCCGGGCAACAGCTGGTCCCAGCTCAACCTCGGCCTCAGCGGAGGCTCGTGGACCGCCACGATCGGACCGCTCGAGCCCGGTCAGTACTACTTCCAGTACAAGGCCACGGTCGCCGGCACTGAGAAGCTGATCACGTTCCGCAACCCGGCGGCGGAACAGGCCGTCACTGCCAAGCCCTCGTACAGCACGTTCTTCATAGGCGGGGCTTCGGCTGCCTGGCAGGCGGATGTCCCTGCGGGAGGAGAGTTGCACACGCTGAGCTACGACAGCGCCACCGCCGGGGAGGAGCGCTCCGCGCAGGTGTGGACACCGCCCAGCTACGACGCCAACCGCGCCGAAGAGTACCCGGTGCTCTACCTCCTGCAGGATGCCGGTCAGGCGCACAGCGAGTGGACCGAACTCGGTCGCGCGGCGCAGATCCTCGACAACCTCGCGGTCGAGGGGAAGATCGAGCCCATGGTCGTCGTGATGGGCGACGGCAACTCGACGGATGTCCGCTCCGAGGTCCTCGACAATCTGCTCCCCGCAGCGCGTGGCGAGTTCCACATCTCGGATGACGCGGCCGACCAAGCCATCGCCGGTATCGGTCGGGGTGCCTCCCAGGCGCTGAACCTCATGGTCACGGATCCGGGAGAGTTCTCGAAGGTGGGCTCGTTCTCGGGCAGTCTCGTGAGCAGCATCAACGCGGCAAAGGCGACGCAGATCAACGACGGCACCGACCTCATCCGGCTCTACGTCGGCAACACCACGGACCGGTCGTACAACCAGAACGTCGCACTGACCGCGAAGCTCGACGCCGCCGGTGTCGAGTACGAGTTCGATGGCGTGAACCCGAGCTACGGCGGAATCTGGGAGACCTGGCAGGACTCGCTCCATGATTTCGCTTCGCGGCTGTTCCAGGATGTCGACGACCACGGGATGAGTGCAGGGCACCGAGCTCTGAACGGTGCGCACTCTGTTCCCGCGACCGGTACCACTCCGACGCCGTGGGTCGATGAACACGGTGTCGTGACCTTCGAGACCGGAACCGAGTTCAGTTCCGCGAAGAACGTCACGATCTGGGCGAACTGGGCGCCAGCCGGTAGCTGGCTGCGGATCCCGATGGAGAAGGTCGGCGACCGCTGGCGTCTCACGCTCGGACCGCTCGAGGGTGGCTCGTACTACTACAAGTTCGTCGTGGATCGGGTCGATCACAAGGATGCCGGCAACCCGACGACCGTGACCTCCGAGGCCAACTGGAGTACGTTCTTCGTGGCCGGCGACGGCATCCGCGGTGCGTTCACCGCAGATGTGGCGCCGGAGCAGCGCGGCGCGGTCGAGACCATGAACTACCCGACGCTCGCCGGCGCGCAGGACCGCTCCGCGTACGTCTGGACGCCGCCGGGGTACGACTCCGACCGTGAAGAGCCGTACCCGGTCTTCTTCCTCCAGCATGGAGGCGGACAGACGTGGAGCGACTGGATCCAGGTCGGTCGTGCCGCGCAGATCCTCGACAACCACTATGCGAACGGAACGATCCGTCCCATGGTCGTGGTGATGGCGAACGGCAACGGAGTGGATTATCCGAAGGAGATCATGCAGAAGCTGATCCCGACGACCGAGGCCGCGTACAACGTCAGCTCCGATCCCTCGCAACGCGCGTTGGCCGGACTGTCGATGGGGTCGGGTCATGCATTGAGCACGCTCTACGCCAATCCGGGCGAGTTCGCCTACATCGGTGCGTTCTCCGCGTTCACGGCTCCGCCGGCGAACGCGAACGTCGAGGCGATCAACGCGGGAACGAAGCTCCTTGCCGTCTACACCGGTGACATCCAGGACTTCACCTATCAGAACACGATGTCGCTGATCACGGCGTTGGAGAGCCGGGGCATCGCGCACGAGTTCCACCCGCCGATCCCCGGTCCGCACAGCTGGGACGTGTGGCAGAAGGCGCTGATCGACTTCGCGCCGAAGCTGTTCGCGGCCGAGACGGCATCGGGCATCCCCGTGACTGCGGCGATCGCAGAAGGGGAGAACGGTGTGCTCGCGATGACCGTCGCCGATTTCGGAGCGGGGATCGCCCTGTCGGCACCGCAGAACGTCGGTGACCGCCTGCGGTTCACCGGCGAACTGCCCGAGGTCGCTGTGACCGACTCCCGCACCGCGCAGCAAGCGGGGCTGGGTGGATGGACCGTCGCCGCGCAGGCGCAGCCGTTCACCTCGCTCGGTCAGACGATCCAGGCCGATCATCTGGGCTGGGCGCCCAAGGTGCTCACGCCGCGGGCCGGTCTGTCCGCGGGGGAGTCACTGACCACTGCGCTGGACGGCGGCCTGGGACTCTCGGCTTCGGGCGAGCTGGCAAGTGCGTCATCGGACGGTCGCTTCGGCTCCGCGAAGCTCGGAGCCGGTCTGCAGCTGGAGGTGCCCGTAGATACACAGCCGGGGTCTTACTCCAGCATCCTGTCCATCTCGCTGTTCCCGGTCGACTGA
- a CDS encoding bifunctional 2-methylcitrate synthase/citrate synthase produces the protein MTEPDIKKGLAGVVVDTTAISKVNPETNSLLYRGYPVQELAATQPFEAVAYLLWNGELPTPEELAAFRATERRHRALSPAVKDAIDRLPLDAHPMDEVRTAVSVIGAIETAGISNVLDAVGTPEENLERSLTLFAALPAIVSYGQRRRRGLDLIESRDDLDYAANFLWLTFGEEPDDVVVDAFNRSMILYAEHSFNASTFTARVITSTLSDLYSAVVGAIGALKGPLHGGANEAVMHIFDEIGTADQVEGWLDAALAEKRKIMGFGHRVYKRGDSRVPTMKAALDTLVAHYDKPAVGELYDTLESEFVARKGIYPNLDYPSGPAYNLIGFDTLTFTPLFVAARITGWTAHIIEQQSANALIRPLSLYNGPDERHIDAYVPDTAAVDVQERPEEAAG, from the coding sequence ATGACCGAGCCGGACATCAAGAAGGGCCTCGCGGGCGTCGTCGTCGACACGACGGCGATCTCGAAGGTCAACCCCGAGACGAACAGCCTGCTCTACCGCGGGTACCCCGTGCAGGAACTGGCGGCGACGCAGCCGTTCGAGGCCGTCGCCTATCTGCTGTGGAACGGCGAGCTGCCCACGCCGGAGGAGCTCGCGGCCTTCCGCGCGACCGAGCGCAGGCACCGCGCGCTCTCGCCGGCAGTCAAGGACGCGATCGATCGCCTGCCGCTCGACGCGCATCCGATGGACGAGGTGCGCACCGCGGTGAGCGTCATCGGCGCGATCGAGACCGCGGGCATCAGCAATGTGCTGGATGCCGTCGGCACTCCCGAGGAGAACCTCGAGCGCAGCCTCACCCTGTTCGCCGCACTCCCCGCGATCGTGTCGTACGGGCAGCGCCGGCGTCGGGGGCTCGACCTGATCGAGTCGCGTGACGACCTCGACTACGCTGCGAACTTCCTCTGGCTGACGTTCGGCGAAGAGCCCGACGATGTGGTGGTCGACGCGTTCAATCGCTCGATGATCCTGTACGCCGAGCACTCGTTCAACGCGTCGACCTTCACGGCGCGCGTGATCACCTCGACCCTGAGCGATTTGTACTCCGCGGTCGTCGGGGCGATCGGCGCCCTCAAGGGGCCGCTGCACGGCGGGGCGAACGAGGCCGTCATGCACATCTTCGACGAGATCGGCACGGCCGACCAGGTCGAGGGCTGGCTCGACGCCGCGCTCGCCGAGAAGCGCAAGATCATGGGCTTCGGGCATCGTGTCTACAAGCGCGGGGACTCGCGGGTGCCGACGATGAAGGCAGCGCTCGACACGCTCGTCGCGCACTACGACAAGCCCGCCGTCGGCGAGCTGTACGACACGCTCGAGAGCGAGTTCGTCGCCCGCAAGGGCATCTACCCGAACCTCGACTATCCCTCGGGCCCGGCGTACAACCTCATCGGGTTCGACACGCTCACGTTCACGCCGCTCTTCGTCGCCGCGCGCATCACCGGGTGGACCGCGCACATCATCGAGCAGCAGTCGGCGAACGCGCTGATCCGTCCGCTGTCGCTGTACAACGGGCCCGACGAGCGGCACATCGACGCCTACGTGCCCGATACGGCCGCGGTCGACGTGCAGGAGCGCCCGGAGGAAGCCGCCGGCTGA
- the prpB gene encoding methylisocitrate lyase, translating to MLYSTTTPAEKRRLFRERLASGELLRFPGAFNPLSARLIAEKGFDGVYISGAVLAADLGLPDIGLTTLTEVAGRAKQIARMTDLPAIVDADTGFGEPMNVARTIQELEDAGLAGAHIEDQVNPKRCGHLDGKSVVDENTAIKRIRAAADARRDENFLIMARTDIRAVEGLDAAIDRAKALVDAGADAIFPEAMRTLAEFEAMASALDVPILANMTEFGKSELFSAAQLQSAGVSIVIWPVSLLRIAMGAAGRALDTLNDEGHLTSKLGEMQHRADLYDLIDYESYNHFDSGVFNFTITKE from the coding sequence ATGCTGTACTCCACCACCACCCCGGCCGAGAAGCGCCGCCTGTTCCGCGAACGGCTCGCGAGCGGCGAGCTGCTGCGGTTCCCCGGGGCGTTCAACCCACTGAGCGCACGGCTCATCGCCGAGAAGGGGTTCGACGGCGTCTACATCTCGGGCGCCGTGCTCGCCGCTGACCTCGGGCTGCCCGACATCGGCCTCACCACGCTCACCGAGGTCGCGGGGCGCGCGAAGCAGATCGCCCGCATGACCGACCTGCCCGCGATCGTCGATGCCGACACCGGCTTCGGCGAGCCGATGAACGTCGCCCGCACGATCCAGGAGCTCGAGGATGCGGGACTCGCCGGCGCGCACATCGAGGATCAGGTCAACCCCAAGCGCTGCGGCCACCTCGACGGCAAGAGCGTGGTCGATGAGAACACGGCGATCAAGCGCATCCGTGCCGCCGCCGACGCGCGCCGCGATGAGAACTTCCTGATCATGGCGCGCACCGACATCCGCGCCGTGGAGGGACTGGATGCCGCGATCGACCGCGCCAAGGCGCTGGTGGATGCCGGGGCGGATGCGATCTTCCCCGAGGCGATGCGCACGCTGGCCGAGTTCGAGGCCATGGCGAGTGCGCTGGACGTGCCGATCCTGGCGAACATGACCGAGTTCGGCAAGAGCGAGCTGTTCTCCGCCGCGCAGCTGCAGAGCGCCGGGGTGAGCATCGTCATCTGGCCGGTGTCGCTGTTGCGCATCGCGATGGGCGCGGCGGGCCGTGCGCTCGATACTCTGAACGACGAGGGGCATCTGACCTCGAAGCTCGGCGAGATGCAGCACCGCGCCGATCTCTACGACCTCATCGACTACGAGTCGTACAACCACTTCGACTCCGGGGTCTTCAACTTCACCATCACGAAGGAGTGA
- a CDS encoding MmgE/PrpD family protein — protein MTVTHHVRVHRSDENLAREDQLAWKIAEVAADQVEVEQPVVDMIINRIIDNASVAAASLTRAPINAARAQAFSHPVSTGGAGSNLFGAALDHRTSPEWAAWANGVAVRELDYHDTFLAAEYSHPGDNIPPILAVAQHAGKDGRALVRGIATGYEIQMDLVRAICLHKHKIDHVAHLGPSAAAGIGTLLGLDVETIYQAVGQGLHTTTATRQSRKGEISTWKAHAPAFAGKMAVEAVDRAMRGQTSPAPIYEGEDGVIAWMLDGKDAAYEVPLPAAGEPKRAILDSYTKEHSAEYQAQAWIDLARKLGTENPALRDPANIASIVLHTSHHTHYVIGSGANDPQKYDPTASRETLDHSIPYIFAVALQDGGWHHVDSYAPSRAGREDTVALWRKITTAEDAEWTRRYHSEDPDVKAFGGRVEFLLTDGSTVVDEISVADAHPLGARPFARDDYIAKFRLLAEPVLEPAEIERFLALVQRLPELTAAEVTELSIVAKPGLLEAAPAPAGLF, from the coding sequence ATGACCGTCACCCACCACGTCCGCGTGCACCGCAGCGACGAGAACCTCGCACGCGAAGACCAGCTCGCCTGGAAGATCGCCGAGGTCGCCGCCGACCAGGTCGAGGTCGAGCAGCCCGTCGTCGACATGATCATCAACCGCATCATCGACAACGCGTCGGTCGCCGCGGCATCCCTCACCCGTGCGCCGATCAACGCCGCCCGCGCGCAGGCGTTCAGCCACCCGGTCTCGACCGGCGGCGCGGGCTCGAACCTGTTCGGCGCGGCGCTCGATCACCGCACCAGCCCGGAGTGGGCGGCCTGGGCGAACGGCGTGGCCGTGCGCGAACTCGACTACCACGACACGTTCCTGGCCGCGGAGTACTCGCACCCGGGTGACAACATCCCGCCGATCCTCGCGGTCGCCCAGCACGCCGGCAAGGACGGACGCGCGCTCGTGCGCGGCATCGCGACCGGGTACGAGATCCAGATGGACCTGGTGCGTGCGATCTGCCTGCACAAGCACAAGATCGACCACGTCGCGCACCTCGGGCCGTCGGCCGCGGCCGGTATCGGAACCCTGCTCGGACTCGACGTCGAGACGATCTACCAGGCGGTCGGCCAGGGCCTGCACACCACGACAGCCACACGCCAGAGCCGCAAGGGCGAGATCTCGACCTGGAAGGCGCACGCTCCGGCCTTCGCCGGGAAGATGGCCGTCGAGGCGGTCGACCGGGCGATGCGCGGACAGACCAGCCCGGCGCCCATCTACGAGGGCGAAGACGGTGTGATCGCCTGGATGCTCGACGGCAAGGATGCCGCCTACGAGGTGCCGCTGCCTGCTGCCGGAGAGCCGAAGCGCGCGATCCTCGACTCGTACACGAAGGAGCACTCGGCCGAGTACCAGGCGCAGGCGTGGATCGACCTCGCCCGCAAGCTCGGCACCGAGAACCCGGCGCTGCGCGACCCCGCGAACATCGCCTCGATCGTGCTGCACACCAGCCACCACACGCACTACGTGATCGGTTCGGGAGCGAACGACCCCCAGAAGTATGACCCGACGGCATCCCGCGAGACGCTCGACCACTCCATCCCGTACATCTTCGCGGTCGCGCTGCAGGACGGCGGATGGCACCACGTCGACTCCTACGCCCCGTCGCGGGCCGGTCGCGAGGACACGGTCGCGCTGTGGCGCAAGATCACCACGGCCGAGGATGCCGAGTGGACGCGCCGCTACCACTCCGAGGATCCCGATGTGAAGGCGTTCGGCGGTCGGGTGGAGTTCCTCCTCACCGACGGCTCGACCGTGGTCGATGAGATCTCGGTCGCCGACGCGCATCCGCTCGGCGCCCGGCCGTTCGCCCGCGACGACTACATCGCGAAGTTCCGTCTGCTCGCGGAGCCCGTGTTGGAGCCGGCCGAGATCGAGCGCTTCCTCGCCCTGGTGCAGCGGCTTCCCGAGCTCACGGCCGCAGAGGTCACAGAGCTGTCGATCGTCGCGAAGCCGGGCCTGCTCGAGGCCGCCCCCGCCCCGGCCGGACTGTTCTGA